One stretch of Leptolyngbya sp. CCY15150 DNA includes these proteins:
- the dnaJ gene encoding molecular chaperone DnaJ: MARDYYDILGVSRSADKEELKRAYRRLARKYHPDVNKEDGAEERFKEINRAYEVLSEPDIRARYDRYGEAGVSSGAGMGAQDFSDFGGFADIFESFFSGFSGGGPGPGQPSGRRRNGPVRGNDLRLDLKLEFRDAVFGCDKEIRINTLETCSVCSGSGAKPGTQPKTCSTCAGMGQVRRATRTPFGSFTQVSVCPTCSGSGQVIEEKCDACGGKGQKQETKKLKITVPAGVDTGTSLRVPSKGDAGQRGGPPGDLYVHLFVNEDAEFKRDGINILSDVKISYLQAILGCNIEVDTVDGKHEVEIKSGTQPNTVLVLEDKGVPRLGNPVSRGDHLLTILVEIPNPSRLPSEEQDLLEKLAKLHGERFGKASGFERFLGGLFRG, from the coding sequence ATGGCTCGTGATTATTACGATATACTCGGCGTTTCTCGCAGTGCAGACAAAGAGGAACTTAAGCGTGCCTATCGGCGGCTAGCCCGAAAGTATCACCCCGACGTCAACAAGGAAGATGGGGCCGAAGAGCGCTTTAAAGAAATTAACCGCGCCTATGAGGTTCTCTCTGAGCCAGATATCCGGGCGCGCTATGACCGCTATGGAGAGGCTGGAGTTAGCTCTGGGGCCGGTATGGGTGCTCAAGACTTCAGTGACTTCGGTGGTTTTGCCGACATTTTTGAAAGCTTCTTCAGCGGATTTTCGGGCGGTGGCCCTGGGCCAGGGCAGCCTAGTGGCCGGCGTCGCAATGGGCCGGTGCGCGGCAATGACCTGCGCCTCGATCTGAAGCTAGAGTTTCGGGATGCGGTGTTTGGCTGCGATAAAGAAATTCGCATCAACACCCTAGAAACCTGCTCCGTTTGTAGCGGCAGTGGGGCCAAGCCTGGCACTCAGCCGAAAACCTGTTCCACCTGCGCTGGTATGGGTCAGGTGCGGCGCGCCACGCGCACACCCTTTGGTAGCTTCACTCAGGTATCGGTTTGCCCCACCTGCAGCGGCAGTGGCCAGGTGATTGAGGAGAAGTGTGACGCCTGCGGTGGCAAGGGCCAAAAGCAAGAAACCAAGAAGCTCAAAATTACCGTGCCCGCTGGGGTCGATACCGGCACCAGTCTACGAGTGCCTTCCAAGGGTGATGCGGGGCAGCGCGGCGGCCCGCCGGGAGATCTGTACGTACACCTCTTCGTCAATGAAGATGCAGAGTTTAAGCGAGACGGCATCAACATCTTGTCAGATGTGAAGATCAGCTATCTCCAGGCCATCCTAGGCTGCAATATTGAAGTGGATACGGTGGATGGCAAGCATGAGGTGGAAATTAAATCGGGTACCCAGCCCAACACGGTTTTAGTGTTGGAGGATAAGGGGGTGCCTCGCCTAGGTAATCCGGTGAGTCGGGGCGATCATCTGCTCACGATTTTGGTGGAAATCCCCAACCCCAGCCGTCTACCGTCGGAGGAGCAAGACCTTCTGGAAAAATTGGCCAAACTCCATGGCGAACGCTTTGGCAAAGCCAGTGGATTTGAACGGTTCTTGGGAGGCCTGTTCCGAGGATGA
- the ureC gene encoding urease subunit alpha encodes MSYRMDRRAYAETYGPTVGDRIRLADTALIIEVEQDFTTYGNEVKFGGGKVIRDGMGQSPISTAEGAVDTVITNALILDWWGIVKADVGLKNGRIYKIGKAGNPYIQDDVDIIIGPGTEAIAGEGMILTAGGIDAHIHFICPQQIETAIASGVTTMIGGGTGPATGTNATTCTPGAWHIWRMLQATDAFPLNFGFMGKGNSAQQPGLIEQVMAGVIGLKLHEDWGTTPAAIDTCLSVAEDYDLQVAIHTDTLNEAGFVEDTIAAFKGRTIHTYHTEGAGGGHAPDIIKVCGESNVLPSSTNPTRPYTVNTLEEHLDMLMVCHHLSRSIPEDVAFAESRIRRETIAAEDILHDLGAFSMISSDSQAMGRVGEVIIRTWQTAHKMKVQRGPLSEDSDRNDNHRAKRYVAKYTINPALTHGVAHEIGSVEEGKLADLCLWKPAFFGVKPELVIKGGAIAWAQMGDPNASIPTPQPVHMRPMFGSYGGAIAATSLTFVSKAAVAQGIAGKIGLQKPAVAVMNIRNVGKADMKLNNYQPVMEVNPETYEVRADGELLTCEPAEVLPMAQRYFLF; translated from the coding sequence ATGAGCTATCGCATGGATCGCCGCGCCTATGCCGAAACCTACGGGCCCACCGTAGGCGATCGCATCCGATTGGCTGATACGGCTCTGATTATCGAAGTGGAGCAGGACTTTACCACCTATGGCAACGAGGTGAAGTTTGGCGGCGGCAAGGTGATCCGCGATGGTATGGGACAATCGCCCATCTCCACAGCGGAGGGTGCGGTAGACACCGTGATCACCAATGCGCTGATTTTGGACTGGTGGGGCATTGTCAAGGCGGATGTGGGTCTCAAAAATGGACGGATCTACAAAATTGGCAAAGCTGGCAATCCCTACATCCAAGATGACGTAGACATTATTATCGGGCCAGGGACGGAGGCGATCGCTGGCGAGGGCATGATCCTCACGGCGGGTGGCATTGATGCCCACATTCACTTCATCTGTCCCCAGCAAATTGAGACAGCGATCGCTTCTGGGGTAACGACGATGATCGGTGGTGGTACGGGCCCGGCCACCGGCACCAATGCCACCACCTGCACGCCTGGCGCTTGGCACATTTGGCGAATGCTGCAGGCAACGGATGCCTTTCCGCTGAACTTTGGCTTCATGGGTAAGGGCAACAGCGCTCAGCAGCCAGGATTGATTGAGCAGGTGATGGCGGGGGTGATCGGGCTGAAGCTTCACGAAGACTGGGGAACCACTCCGGCAGCGATCGATACCTGTCTGAGCGTTGCTGAGGACTATGATCTCCAGGTCGCCATCCACACCGATACCCTCAATGAAGCTGGTTTTGTGGAAGATACGATCGCTGCCTTTAAGGGACGAACGATTCACACGTACCATACGGAGGGTGCTGGGGGCGGTCATGCGCCGGATATTATCAAGGTTTGTGGCGAGTCTAATGTATTGCCCTCTTCGACGAATCCCACCCGTCCCTACACGGTGAATACGTTAGAAGAACATTTAGATATGCTGATGGTCTGTCATCACCTGAGCCGCAGCATTCCTGAAGATGTGGCGTTTGCAGAATCGCGCATTCGCCGAGAAACGATCGCTGCTGAAGATATCTTGCATGATCTGGGTGCTTTTAGCATGATTTCTTCCGACTCCCAAGCCATGGGACGCGTAGGTGAGGTGATTATCCGTACCTGGCAAACGGCCCATAAGATGAAGGTGCAGCGCGGCCCATTGTCGGAAGATAGCGATCGCAATGATAATCACCGAGCGAAGCGCTATGTGGCCAAGTACACGATTAACCCGGCGCTCACCCATGGCGTTGCCCATGAAATTGGCTCAGTTGAGGAAGGTAAGTTAGCGGATCTTTGTCTGTGGAAACCGGCGTTCTTTGGCGTGAAGCCAGAATTGGTGATTAAGGGCGGGGCGATCGCTTGGGCCCAGATGGGCGATCCTAATGCCAGTATTCCCACGCCCCAGCCGGTGCATATGCGGCCGATGTTTGGCAGCTATGGGGGGGCGATCGCGGCGACGTCGTTGACCTTTGTGTCGAAGGCGGCGGTGGCTCAAGGCATTGCAGGTAAGATTGGGCTGCAAAAACCAGCGGTGGCGGTGATGAATATCCGTAATGTGGGCAAGGCAGATATGAAGCTGAATAACTACCAGCCGGTGATGGAGGTGAATCCAGAAACCTACGAAGTGCGGGCCGATGGTGAGTTGCTCACCTGTGAACCGGCGGAGGTGCTTCCCATGGCCCAGCGTTACTTCCTGTTTTAA
- the trxA gene encoding thioredoxin, whose amino-acid sequence MSAAAQVTDASFKDEVLESELPVLVDFWAPWCGPCRMVAPVVDEISEQYAGQVKVVKVNTDENPSVASQYGIRSIPTLMIFKGGQRVDMVVGAVPKTTLATTLEKYL is encoded by the coding sequence ATGTCAGCAGCCGCACAAGTTACAGACGCTAGTTTTAAAGACGAAGTTCTAGAAAGCGAACTTCCGGTATTGGTTGATTTCTGGGCACCCTGGTGTGGCCCCTGCCGGATGGTGGCTCCCGTGGTAGACGAAATCTCGGAACAATATGCCGGACAAGTCAAAGTTGTTAAAGTCAATACTGACGAAAACCCCAGTGTAGCTAGCCAATATGGCATTCGCAGCATTCCCACCTTGATGATTTTCAAGGGCGGTCAGCGCGTTGACATGGTGGTTGGGGCTGTTCCTAAAACCACGTTGGCGACCACCCTCGAAAAGTACCTCTAA
- a CDS encoding sulfurtransferase TusA family protein: MSHASAPDSSTEHRLDLRGTPCPINFVRTKLYLQKIAPGDRLEVWLDPGEPIEQVPDSLRMEGYVVEAIEERADFFRVTVQRPLDLA; this comes from the coding sequence ATGAGTCACGCGTCAGCCCCAGATTCTAGTACGGAGCATCGTCTTGACCTTCGAGGGACGCCCTGTCCCATCAACTTTGTGCGCACCAAGCTATATCTGCAGAAAATAGCGCCGGGCGATCGCTTAGAAGTATGGCTTGATCCCGGTGAGCCGATTGAACAGGTGCCGGATAGTCTACGCATGGAAGGCTATGTGGTCGAAGCCATTGAAGAGCGCGCGGATTTCTTTCGGGTGACGGTGCAGCGACCCTTAGACCTCGCATGA
- the gor gene encoding glutathione-disulfide reductase has protein sequence MVYDYDLFVIGGGSGGIAAARRAAQYGAKVGLAESDRLGGTCVNRGCVPKKLMVYASHFPSQFEEAQGYGWSPVQSTLDWNHMITAVNNEVTRLNGIYQRMLDNSKVDLFDAHAQFIDAHTLKVGDRTVTADKILIAVGGKPVKPNIPGIEHAMTSDDVFHLSEQPKHVVVLGGGYIGSEFACILHGLGTQVTQIIRGPMILRGFDSDLRIEIHQAMLNHGITLVHSFSVLSIEKTEHRLRVQVSGKIGLGEDEEEFQETVITDVVSLAATGRRPNLSNLGLDNTKVEVKQGAIATDAYSQTAEPNIFAVGDCTDRINLTPVAINEGRAFSDTQFGNKSRTMSYDNVPTAIFTTPEAATVGLSEAEAREQYGDGITIYRSRFRPMYYTLAGKEEKTLMKLIVHTESQKVLGAHMVGDYAAEIIQGVAIAVKMGATKADFDATVGIHPSSAEEFVTMR, from the coding sequence ATGGTATATGACTACGATCTATTTGTGATTGGTGGCGGTTCGGGCGGGATTGCAGCAGCTCGGCGGGCAGCACAATATGGAGCGAAGGTGGGGTTAGCAGAGAGCGATCGCCTCGGCGGCACCTGTGTGAATCGGGGCTGTGTACCCAAGAAATTGATGGTCTATGCCTCCCACTTTCCCTCCCAGTTTGAAGAGGCACAAGGCTATGGCTGGAGCCCGGTGCAGAGCACGTTGGACTGGAACCACATGATCACCGCTGTGAACAACGAGGTGACGCGCCTGAATGGCATTTACCAGCGCATGTTGGACAACTCCAAGGTGGATCTTTTTGATGCCCATGCCCAGTTCATTGATGCCCATACCCTCAAGGTGGGCGATCGCACGGTCACGGCAGACAAAATCTTGATCGCGGTGGGCGGCAAGCCTGTCAAACCCAACATTCCTGGTATTGAACATGCCATGACCTCCGATGATGTGTTTCATCTGAGTGAACAGCCTAAGCATGTAGTGGTTTTGGGTGGGGGCTATATCGGCTCAGAATTTGCCTGTATTCTCCATGGTCTAGGAACTCAGGTCACCCAAATTATCCGAGGCCCGATGATTTTGCGCGGTTTTGATAGCGATCTGCGAATCGAAATTCATCAGGCGATGCTCAACCACGGCATCACCCTTGTGCATAGCTTTAGCGTCCTGAGTATCGAGAAAACCGAGCATCGTCTGCGGGTGCAGGTGAGCGGCAAAATCGGTCTAGGCGAAGACGAGGAAGAGTTTCAAGAAACGGTGATCACCGATGTGGTGAGCTTGGCGGCCACCGGTCGTCGTCCCAACTTATCTAACCTAGGTCTAGACAACACCAAGGTTGAGGTGAAGCAAGGGGCGATCGCCACTGATGCCTATAGCCAAACGGCAGAACCCAATATTTTTGCCGTGGGCGACTGCACCGATCGCATCAACCTTACCCCTGTTGCCATTAACGAAGGACGCGCCTTCTCCGATACCCAGTTTGGCAACAAGTCGCGCACCATGAGCTACGACAACGTACCCACCGCGATTTTCACCACCCCGGAAGCCGCCACCGTGGGGCTGTCGGAAGCAGAAGCTCGGGAGCAGTATGGCGATGGCATCACCATCTACCGCAGTCGTTTTCGCCCCATGTACTACACCTTGGCGGGCAAGGAAGAAAAAACCTTGATGAAGCTGATTGTGCATACCGAAAGCCAAAAGGTGCTTGGGGCGCATATGGTGGGCGACTATGCAGCGGAGATTATCCAAGGGGTAGCGATCGCTGTGAAAATGGGCGCAACCAAGGCCGATTTCGATGCCACCGTGGGTATTCACCCCAGTTCTGCCGAAGAATTTGTCACCATGCGTTAG
- the rsgA gene encoding small ribosomal subunit biogenesis GTPase RsgA produces MTDVSLGVASSPDLLRSPPWTGTVIATQANYYQVRLDQPPAEESAIAPHLLLCTRRARLKKIGQQVWVGDRVVVEEPDWQNARGAIAQVMPRQTELDRPPVANASHILLVFALVEPTLDRLQLSRFLVKAESTQLSVSLCLSKADLVPIEQQQRLSADLQAWGYHPLMISNYTGQNLDPIRRQLRDRITVISGPSGVGKSSLINQLIPSVDLRVGAVSGKLGRGRHTTRHVELFELPSGGLLADTPGFNQPDWDCTAVQLARCFPEIRQRLEQASCQFSNCLHRDEPDCAVRGDWERYDHYLTFLDEVTQYETAQEKLGDGESTTKLKVGEDGQVTHEPKLSTKKYRRPSRRAQHQTLHHLCGNLQDLTLDEED; encoded by the coding sequence ATGACGGATGTATCCCTGGGGGTGGCTTCCTCCCCTGATCTGTTGCGATCGCCCCCTTGGACAGGAACGGTGATTGCTACCCAGGCCAACTACTACCAAGTGCGCTTGGATCAACCGCCTGCGGAAGAGTCGGCGATCGCCCCGCACCTCCTGCTCTGCACGCGCCGGGCCCGGCTGAAGAAAATTGGTCAGCAGGTATGGGTGGGCGATCGGGTGGTGGTGGAAGAGCCGGACTGGCAAAATGCTCGGGGAGCGATCGCCCAGGTGATGCCGCGCCAGACGGAACTGGATCGCCCCCCGGTGGCCAACGCTAGCCACATTTTGCTGGTGTTTGCCTTAGTGGAACCGACCCTGGATCGGCTGCAGTTGAGCCGCTTTTTGGTGAAGGCAGAATCCACTCAGCTTTCCGTGAGCCTTTGTTTGAGCAAAGCTGATTTGGTGCCGATTGAGCAGCAGCAGCGTCTGAGCGCAGATCTACAGGCCTGGGGCTACCATCCCTTAATGATCAGCAACTACACCGGTCAAAATCTTGATCCCATTCGAAGACAACTGCGCGATCGGATTACGGTGATTTCTGGGCCGTCTGGCGTGGGTAAATCCAGCTTGATCAACCAACTGATCCCCAGCGTCGATCTGCGGGTGGGGGCGGTATCTGGCAAGCTGGGGCGAGGGCGGCATACCACCCGTCATGTGGAGTTGTTTGAGCTGCCCAGTGGGGGATTGTTGGCGGATACTCCCGGTTTCAATCAGCCCGACTGGGACTGTACGGCTGTTCAACTGGCCCGCTGCTTTCCAGAAATCCGCCAGCGCTTGGAGCAAGCCTCCTGTCAATTTAGCAATTGCCTCCATCGCGATGAGCCGGACTGTGCGGTACGGGGCGACTGGGAACGCTATGACCACTACCTCACCTTTCTCGACGAGGTGACCCAGTATGAGACGGCCCAGGAAAAGCTAGGAGACGGGGAGTCAACGACTAAACTGAAGGTAGGGGAAGACGGACAGGTGACCCATGAACCCAAGCTGTCTACCAAGAAATATCGTCGTCCATCGCGCCGTGCTCAGCACCAAACCCTGCACCATCTCTGCGGTAACCTGCAAGATTTGACCTTGGATGAAGAAGACTAG
- a CDS encoding HAMP domain-containing sensor histidine kinase, which produces MFQATRRRLALWYTTVTAVLLLLFATGFYVYVRNTLVERVDDTLNHVVEIIGRSLVIEAMPQDNPLAPRQYQVNLEASFRDNADTVEDDHIDLEWFSPTGDLLWSTFASQPQIPVHLNPQGETVHLSGDQVLRQVTQRIEQGRQVLGYLRVSHPWFEVTKPTRRLIVDLSLGTSLMVGGVAAIGWLLSGLAIAPVRDSYQRLKQFTADASHELRNPIAVIQTNVQAALTDPDPEWQQQQLQVVERLTRRLGRLVDDLLFLARQDSSLVTLRQDPIQLGELLTEVLEEQHSMADEKAIALHLTQPDAQPSPASRCLRGDRDQLSRLFTNLISNSIRYTPSGGQVQVTLEGRSRHGLPGLEIVVQDTGIGIPPDALPHLFDRFYRVDPARTHSSDGDRPQSAGSGLGLAIAQVIVENHHGTITIDSSPQQGTRVTVFLPQGERSEELA; this is translated from the coding sequence ATGTTTCAGGCGACCCGCCGTCGTTTAGCTCTGTGGTATACCACCGTGACAGCGGTGCTGCTGCTGCTGTTTGCCACCGGGTTTTACGTCTACGTGCGCAATACCTTGGTGGAGCGGGTGGACGATACCCTCAACCATGTGGTGGAAATTATCGGGCGATCGCTGGTGATTGAAGCCATGCCCCAAGACAATCCCCTTGCGCCGCGTCAGTATCAGGTCAACCTAGAGGCGAGTTTTCGCGACAATGCCGATACGGTGGAGGATGACCATATTGATCTGGAATGGTTCAGTCCTACGGGGGATCTGCTGTGGTCTACTTTTGCTAGCCAGCCCCAGATTCCAGTTCACCTCAATCCCCAGGGTGAGACGGTGCATCTGAGCGGCGACCAAGTACTGCGCCAGGTGACCCAGCGGATTGAGCAGGGGCGGCAGGTGTTGGGCTATCTACGGGTGAGTCATCCTTGGTTTGAGGTGACCAAGCCCACGCGGCGGCTGATTGTGGATTTGAGCCTAGGCACCAGTTTGATGGTGGGTGGAGTGGCGGCCATTGGCTGGCTGCTGTCGGGGTTGGCGATCGCCCCCGTGCGCGACTCCTACCAACGACTGAAGCAGTTCACCGCTGATGCATCCCACGAATTGCGCAACCCGATCGCCGTGATTCAAACCAATGTGCAGGCGGCGCTGACGGATCCAGATCCCGAATGGCAGCAGCAGCAGCTCCAGGTGGTAGAACGGCTCACCCGGCGGCTAGGGCGACTGGTGGATGACCTGCTGTTCCTGGCTCGCCAAGACAGTAGCCTGGTGACGCTGCGGCAAGACCCGATCCAGCTTGGGGAGTTGCTCACCGAAGTGTTGGAAGAACAGCACAGCATGGCAGATGAAAAGGCGATCGCCCTCCACCTAACCCAGCCCGATGCCCAACCCAGTCCAGCTAGCCGCTGCCTACGGGGCGATCGCGATCAGCTGAGTCGTCTCTTCACCAACCTGATCAGCAACAGCATTCGCTACACCCCCAGCGGCGGCCAGGTGCAGGTCACCCTAGAGGGGCGATCGCGCCATGGCCTACCAGGATTGGAGATTGTCGTCCAGGATACCGGCATTGGCATCCCACCTGACGCTCTGCCCCATCTCTTTGATCGGTTCTACCGGGTTGACCCAGCCCGCACCCACAGCAGTGATGGCGATCGCCCCCAGTCGGCCGGATCGGGGTTGGGCCTGGCGATCGCTCAGGTGATTGTCGAAAACCACCACGGCACGATTACCATCGACAGCAGTCCGCAGCAGGGCACCCGCGTCACCGTTTTTCTACCCCAAGGAGAGCGATCGGAGGAACTGGCGTAG